In the genome of Zonotrichia albicollis isolate bZonAlb1 chromosome 7, bZonAlb1.hap1, whole genome shotgun sequence, the window AAAGTCCAGTTGTCCTGTTAAATATAAACCTGCCATGGCTCTCACCCAGCTGACTGCTCCTGTGGCCGTGGCAGGCGTGCACTCAATAAGCAAGCAAGGCAGGATCCTACTGAGTGGCCTTTTCCCCTGCCCAGACCTACGCCAAGATGGCCACAGTTTCCCCTAGCTTCGACATTGACTCCCCACGCTGGGACCAGAGCACCTTCGTGGGGCGCCTGAAGCACTTCCTCAACATCACCGACCCTCGGACAGTGCTGGTGTCAGAGGAGGAGCTGGACCAGGCCAAGGCCCTGGTGGAGAGCTGCAGGTGAGGGGCAGGGGTACAAATGGGGCAGGTGCCATCCCTGTGTTCATGGCCATCCCAACCactgtgcagtgttgcaggggatGGAGGCAGTCAGTCTCAAGCAGGTATGCTGTGGTGTAACAGCTGTTGGAAGtagttttgggggggtttccCAGGCTTCTCCCAGGAGCTTCAAGCTGTGACATGCATCCTTCTCAGGAGATGTTTCCTCTGCCTTTCATGTggtgcccagagctctgtgcctcagcagtgctggcgGGTCTGTGCAGCTTCCCCTGATGGGCTTTGGGTTTGCAGGGCCGGGCTGGTGCCGCCAggaagcagccaggagcagctgctctaTGCCAAGAAGCTGTACGACTCAGCCTTCCACCCTGACAGCGGTGAGAAGATGAACTTCATTGGCAGGATGTCCTTCCAGGTGCCGGGGGGCATGGCCATCACTGGCTGCATGCTCCAGTTCTACCGGTGAGCTCCTGGGTacaccaggctggggacacagccctgacagcccccagcccctctcaagTTCCCCCAAGGCCAGAGCACGGCCCGCCTGCCTTCTCTGGGGCtgggtgctgcccagggctgctgtgcttgCCTGTGTCCTGTGGTCAAGCCCAATGTCTCTGGGCTCTGTTCCCAGCACCAACCTGGTAGAAGCATCACAGATCCCCCTGGCATGGCTGGGAATGGTCTCACCTCACCCTGAGCTCAGCTGAGCTCTTCCCATATCTCCTGTAATGATTAATGCAACCACATCCTGcttggctgctgctcttggtCTGTAGCCCATAGCAGTCTTTGGAAATGAGGACCAAATGTGGCCCtagtccaggctgcttcagcatccccagcccctgctgacAGCTCCCTGCCTTTCCCTTCTCCACCCCCCTGCATTCCAAAGCATGCTCCATGTGTCCCTTCCTGCCCCACACCAGTGTCCCTGAGACACCAGTGTCCTTGAGACACCAGTAGAAACCCAGGCACCCTCATTCCCCAGAGCCACTtctgtccccatgtgtccccTCCTTGCTGCTTGCTTTGACAAAGGCTTATCTCAGCCCAGCAGAGGATGGCTGCCACTCTGCTGAGAGCTGTGTCTCCCACCCCTGCCCAAGTGCCTTGCAGGACTGGGCCCCTCcttcctgtgctccccagggcaACCAGAACTCCTGGGAtcatttcccagctctgccactggctTGTCACTTTGCCACAGTTCCTCAGTTTCCCTTTGGAGACACCATGATGAGTGGATTGCAGGCATCTTGGCTGTCTCCCTGccaagcctggccacaggcacaGGCCAGGTGTCCCTGATAGCCCTCGGGTGctctcccatcccttccctccacaGGACAGTGCCTGCAGTGGTTTTCTGGCAGTGGGTGAACCAGTCCTTCAATGCCTTTGTCAACTACACCAACCGCAACGCTGCCTCCCCCATCTCCCTGAGGTGAGCGGGCCCCACAGGATGCAGTGTGCCCATTTGATGCACCCTGGATGCCCTGTAAAGACCCTTTATGCAGTGTCTTGGACACAGAGGGAACGGGGCTGAGCCAGAGTTGGTGATTCTGTTGTCTCCCTTCTTTGAAATCGCTGTCCAGGCAAATCGGGGTGGCTTATGTCACAGCCACCAGTACAGCCCTGGCCACCGCAGTGGGACTCAACCTCTACACCAAGGTATGCCAGGCTAGggccaggtggggcagctgggcacatgCTGCTCTCCCATGCTGATGCCAGCCTGTTTCCCACAGCGAGCGCCCCCCTTGCTGGCGCGCTGGGTCCCCtttgcagctgtggctgctgccaaCTGCGTCAATATCCCCATGATGCGGCAACAGTAAGTGTCACACGTGCCTGGGGCGCTTGAGGGACCCAGCTCCCTCCAAAGGCAAGCTGGTGGCAGCCAGGCTCCTGGGCTGCCTGGCCTCCCTGCCTTGGATTCccctcctgggagctggagaggggtGAACTGGGGTCTGTGCATTtgcagtgctgtgtctgtggtGGAGGGTGCTGGGTGGGATGGCTCAGCCTCCAACTAGAGCAGGAGGGGGATTTTTGGCTGATAGCTGCTCTGGAATCTGTGCTGGAAGATCCCTCAAACCCAAAGATCTCCTGCATGGCATGGGAGAACCCTAGCCCATGATATCCTGATGCTGGCACACCCCAGTTGAGGTCCTTGTGGTGACCTGTGTCTGCTGCTCGGGGTTCCCCACAAGTCAGGGCACAAGGAGCTCGGGTACTGTGTGAAGGACTGTGCCCTGGCTCAGCTGTGTATCCAGGCAGTGTCTGTCCCTAGCACGGCCAGATCCTGCTCGCAGCTGTGCCCTGAAGATGGCAGCATCGGCTGGGCTGGGGACCGTGGTGCCCCGGGGTGCTGGAGCCCCGTGCCCTGGGGGAATCTGGGGCTGCTGTGTATAGAGGACTCCCCTGGCACCCCCTCACCCCGTTGCTGTGTTCTTATGCTTTCCCGACCATCCCATCCTCCACTCACAACTGCCTGTCCCCTTCAGGGAGATCATCAACGGGATCACAGTGACAGATGAGAACAACAACGAGCTCGGCCGCTCCAGGGTGAGTCTGGGGACGGGGATGCGGGTTGGGgcactggggatggggatgtgggttGGGGCAGGGCGCTGCCGGGGCTCACCTGCTGGTTTTGCTTGCAGAGGGCAGCAGTGAAGGGCATCGCGCAGGTTGTGCTCTCCAGGATCACCATGGCAGCACCGGGCATGAGTGAGTGCGGGGCACGGGGGTGTGCAGCTGAACTGGGGACTCTCCTGGACCCACCACCGTGCCCTACCCTGCTTCAGTTTCCCTCATGGAAAAGAGGGAGGGTGGCCCTGCATCCCAGGTGGCATTTGCTCTCCTCATCCAGCCATTCCTATCAGAGGTTCCCCAGCCCCCTCCATGCCAAACCACAGCCTGGAAGACAGGGGGCAGTTTGGCCCCATAAGGATGCTTCTCTCGTGCTTTCTGGCCCTAGCCCCTCAGCCTGCAGCCTGGCAccccctctgctcctgagaCCTTTGACATGCTGCAAGCCCAGAagaaagggcaggagcatgAGGATCACAGACCATGCTGCCCCAATGGTGGATGTGTGGGGGTCTCACGTCAGGTCCTTGCTGCAGCAAACACCCAGCAGTCCCCAGCATAACTAGGTGCTTCCATGGCCTCCAGGTAG includes:
- the SFXN2 gene encoding sideroflexin-2 isoform X1; translation: MPGRAEPGTYAKMATVSPSFDIDSPRWDQSTFVGRLKHFLNITDPRTVLVSEEELDQAKALVESCRAGLVPPGSSQEQLLYAKKLYDSAFHPDSGEKMNFIGRMSFQVPGGMAITGCMLQFYRTVPAVVFWQWVNQSFNAFVNYTNRNAASPISLRQIGVAYVTATSTALATAVGLNLYTKRAPPLLARWVPFAAVAAANCVNIPMMRQQEIINGITVTDENNNELGRSRRAAVKGIAQVVLSRITMAAPGMIILPIIMERLEKFTFMQRIQVLHGPLQVLLCGGFLLFMVPAACALFPQRCSLALADLEVELRDSIMAKHGDQVPYVYFNKGL
- the SFXN2 gene encoding sideroflexin-2 isoform X2 is translated as MATVSPSFDIDSPRWDQSTFVGRLKHFLNITDPRTVLVSEEELDQAKALVESCRAGLVPPGSSQEQLLYAKKLYDSAFHPDSGEKMNFIGRMSFQVPGGMAITGCMLQFYRTVPAVVFWQWVNQSFNAFVNYTNRNAASPISLRQIGVAYVTATSTALATAVGLNLYTKRAPPLLARWVPFAAVAAANCVNIPMMRQQEIINGITVTDENNNELGRSRRAAVKGIAQVVLSRITMAAPGMIILPIIMERLEKFTFMQRIQVLHGPLQVLLCGGFLLFMVPAACALFPQRCSLALADLEVELRDSIMAKHGDQVPYVYFNKGL